CGGCAGCGAACGGGCCGCACGGAACTGGTGCGGCGCTTGATTTTTTCTGAGCTGCCTACGCGGCAGCGAACCGCGGGTGCGGCTGATCCGCAGGCCATGGGCTTTTCTGAGCTGCCTACGCGGCAGCGAACGTGCGGCCAGGACGAGGATGATCGTTCTCATGTTTCTGAGCTGCCTACGCGGCAGCGAACAGCGGCACCTTCACGCCACCGGCCGTTCTGCTTTTCTGAGCTGCCTACGCGGCAGCGAACATCTCGTCCACGATGTCCGGGGTCACGGCGCTTTTCTGAGCTGCCTACGCGGCAGCGAACGTCACGATGACCTGCCCAAGCCGCATGCACGCTTTCTGAGCTGCCTACGCGGCAGCGAACCTCGTCAAACCACGCTCCATGGCGCCGGGCAATTTCTGAGCTGCCTACGCGGCAGCGAACTGCCCCAGCGCAATTTGCTGATCGTGCTGTTGATTTCTGAGCTGCCTACGCGGCAGCGAACGCCGCGCTGGGCGTAGCCCACGGACACGCGCATTTCTGAGCTGCCTACGCGGCAGCGAACGCGTTGCCGCTGACGGTGACGGTGCGCACTACTTTCTGAGCTGCCTACGCGGCAGCGAACAAAAATAGTTTTATCCTGGAATTTTTGCATTTTTTCTGAGCTGCCTACGCGGCAGCGAACGCCGGGCCGTGGCTTGATCTGTGCCCGGATTTTTTCTGAGCTGCCTACGCGGCAGCGAACCCCGACCACGCGCTGGGCCGCGCCGCTGCCGTTTTCTGAGCTGCCTACGCGGCAGCGAACGCCAGCCTCGCGCAAAAGCGCGGCGCAGACATTTTCTGAGCTGCCTACGCGGCAGCGAACCGCTGGCGCCTGCCGCGCCGCCGCCGGCAGCCTTTCTGAGCTGCCTACGCGGCAGCGAACTGATGTGCATCGCACACGAGTGTGCTCCCTACTTTCTGAGCTGCCTACGCGGCAGCGAACGGCCAGCGCCGCCGCGTTGCGCGCCTGCTGCTTTTCTGAGCTGCCTACGCGGCAGCGAACGTCAGCTCGTTCACCTCCGACCCGATGCCGCTTTTCTGAGCTGCCTACGCGGCAGCGAACTCTACGGCAGCGCGGCCAAGGCCGCGCCGAAATTTCTGAGCTGCCTACGCGGCAGCGAACCCATGGCCGTGGGCGGCGGTGGCAGCGCTGGCTTTCTGAGCTGCCTACGCGGCAGCGAACTGCAGCAGGTTCTTGGCCAGCTGCTTGGCAAATTTCTGAGCTGCCTACGCGGCAGCGAACGAAGTCACGGGCGTGCTCGTGCAGCGCCTGCATTTCTGAGCTGCCTACGCGGCAGCGAACTCGAGTTGCGGTGAGGCGCTAGCGCGCCTTTATTTCTGAGCTGCCTACGCGGCAGCGAACGATGCCAAAGAAACCGCCCTCAACGCCCTAGTTTTCTGAGCTGCCTACGCGGCAGCGAACGGCGTCACCACCGCAGCGGGCAACGCCTGGCATTTCTGAGCTGCCTACGCGGCAGCGAACGGCCTGGGCTTCGGTGGCGGCGTTGCTGCGCTTTTCTGAGCTGCCTACGCGGCAGCGAACGCAGCTGGGAGTGGCCCGCACAAAAAACTGACTTTCTGAGCTGCCTACGCGGCAGCGAACGACTACCTGGCGCCCATGATCGAAAAGGTCAATTTCTGAGCTGCCTACGCGGCAGCGAACGCGATCTGGGCCGCGTTGGCCCCTAAGTCGTATTTCTGAGCTGCCTACGCGGCAGCGAACCTGGCGTTGGCGCTGGCGAAGGCGAAGGCGAATTTCTGAGCTGCCTACGCGGCAGCGAACCGCGAGACTGCCGCCGCCATCAAGACCACATTTTTCTGAGCTGCCTACGCGGCAGCGAACTTCTACGGATTTTCGTTATCTCCTTGATTTTTAAAGAACAAAGCCATTTCCATGGCTTTTCCCCCTCTTACGCCGAGCAGCGCTAAGTACTTGATTTTCCTGGCCCCTGGGGTGGGCAACGAAAAAGGGTCAAAACCAAGGAATGGTGGCGCTGTTGCTCAAGCCGTAGGTGTTGAAAGAGCCTGAAACGGCCTGCGCCTGCAAGGGACCATGGTCAATGAAAAGGCAAAAGGGCTGCGCCGTGCTGCTGCTTCGCAGTTGCACATAGGGCAGGTTCGGGCGACGCTCCACGCTGTCGGGAATGTGGGCTGCGGCCTGTGCTGCGGTTTCGCCTTTGCGTTGCATGCGGCGGCGGCGCAGGCGTTCAGCGTTGGTTTTGAATTGCCGCCGCGCCACCTGCCGGTGAGGTGCGCCCGCAGGGGCCGACGCCAGTGCCGAGGCCTTGGTGTGGTCGCGCATGCCCTGAAGCCAGCCCAGCGCCATAAGCTGCTCCAGCACCTCAGATGGGCCATGCAAGCGCACAACGCTGCCTAGGCTGCGCTGCTGGGTCGGGGTCACCACATGCTGTGGATAGCTCACCCCAACGGCATCCATCCGCAGGTGCACGAGCGCGCGGTGCAGTTTGGCCACGAGCGCACCCAGCAGGTGGGCATGGCTGAATTCCGGGTCGGGCAGTA
This genomic interval from Ottowia oryzae contains the following:
- the cas6f gene encoding type I-F CRISPR-associated endoribonuclease Cas6/Csy4, yielding MTTHYIDIHLLPDPEFSHAHLLGALVAKLHRALVHLRMDAVGVSYPQHVVTPTQQRSLGSVVRLHGPSEVLEQLMALGWLQGMRDHTKASALASAPAGAPHRQVARRQFKTNAERLRRRRMQRKGETAAQAAAHIPDSVERRPNLPYVQLRSSSTAQPFCLFIDHGPLQAQAVSGSFNTYGLSNSATIPWF